In Leguminivora glycinivorella isolate SPB_JAAS2020 chromosome 11, LegGlyc_1.1, whole genome shotgun sequence, a single window of DNA contains:
- the LOC125231180 gene encoding uncharacterized protein LOC125231180 isoform X1 has product MSQKRFRSINWDEEEKQLFRSVLKEYAQIIENKSVDTNTNKLKINAWEQVHIKFNELNSRSRDLNQLKIQWKTMKINARKTCSTFKKEVNKTGGGARPATPNEAIIEIKDLLNPAELLIDHNIYDSDGVTVGELEPTLIDSKHVEKEQSLPLLDTAGIKAQIIQEDATVATPIAKKVDSIPAKDVKRKIPTNNIVHSSKKPKKDHEDYVNNMLRHSKMLKDDEHLRKMEMAEEEHKIKMEIHREKLQSAILEREILELKKAREVLNP; this is encoded by the exons ATGAGCCAAAAACGTTTTCGTTCTATTAACTGGGATGAAGAAGAAAAG CAGTTATTTCGCTCCGTGCTCAAGGAATATGcgcaaattattgaaaataaatccgtagatacaaatacaaataaactaaaaattAACGCATGGGAGCAAGTTCATATTAA GTTTAATGAATTAAATAGCCGATCTCGAGATCTAAACCAATTAAAAATACAGTGGAAAACCATGAAGATAAATGCACGGAAGACATGCAGCACCTTTAAAAAGGAAGTTAACAAAACAGGTGGTGGGGCAAGACCAGCAACTCCTAATGAGGcaataattgaaataaaagaCCTATTAAATCCTGCGGAGCTGTTAatagatcataatatatatgacTCGGATGGAGTTACTGTTGGAGAATTAGAACCAACCCTCATT GATTCAAAACATGTAGAAAAGGAGCAAAGTCTCCCACTACTGGACACAGCTGGAATAAAAGCCCAG ATAATTCAAGAAGATGCCACTGTAGCGACTCCAATTGCAAAAAAGGTTGATTCAATTCCAGCGAag GACGTAAAACGAAAAATTCCAACAAATAATATTGTGCACAGCAGTAAGAAGCCCAAAAAG GACCATGAGGACTACGTCAACAACATGCTAAGGCATAGCAAAATGCTTAAGGATGATGAACACTTAAGAAAAATGGAAATGGCTGAGGAagagcacaaaattaaaatggaaATTCATAGAGAAAAATTACAATCTGCCATATTAGAGAGGGAAATTTTGGAATTGAAAAAGGCCCGTGAAGTTCTCAATCCTTAG
- the LOC125231180 gene encoding uncharacterized protein LOC125231180 isoform X2 → MSQKRFRSINWDEEEKLFRSVLKEYAQIIENKSVDTNTNKLKINAWEQVHIKFNELNSRSRDLNQLKIQWKTMKINARKTCSTFKKEVNKTGGGARPATPNEAIIEIKDLLNPAELLIDHNIYDSDGVTVGELEPTLIDSKHVEKEQSLPLLDTAGIKAQIIQEDATVATPIAKKVDSIPAKDVKRKIPTNNIVHSSKKPKKDHEDYVNNMLRHSKMLKDDEHLRKMEMAEEEHKIKMEIHREKLQSAILEREILELKKAREVLNP, encoded by the exons ATGAGCCAAAAACGTTTTCGTTCTATTAACTGGGATGAAGAAGAAAAG TTATTTCGCTCCGTGCTCAAGGAATATGcgcaaattattgaaaataaatccgtagatacaaatacaaataaactaaaaattAACGCATGGGAGCAAGTTCATATTAA GTTTAATGAATTAAATAGCCGATCTCGAGATCTAAACCAATTAAAAATACAGTGGAAAACCATGAAGATAAATGCACGGAAGACATGCAGCACCTTTAAAAAGGAAGTTAACAAAACAGGTGGTGGGGCAAGACCAGCAACTCCTAATGAGGcaataattgaaataaaagaCCTATTAAATCCTGCGGAGCTGTTAatagatcataatatatatgacTCGGATGGAGTTACTGTTGGAGAATTAGAACCAACCCTCATT GATTCAAAACATGTAGAAAAGGAGCAAAGTCTCCCACTACTGGACACAGCTGGAATAAAAGCCCAG ATAATTCAAGAAGATGCCACTGTAGCGACTCCAATTGCAAAAAAGGTTGATTCAATTCCAGCGAag GACGTAAAACGAAAAATTCCAACAAATAATATTGTGCACAGCAGTAAGAAGCCCAAAAAG GACCATGAGGACTACGTCAACAACATGCTAAGGCATAGCAAAATGCTTAAGGATGATGAACACTTAAGAAAAATGGAAATGGCTGAGGAagagcacaaaattaaaatggaaATTCATAGAGAAAAATTACAATCTGCCATATTAGAGAGGGAAATTTTGGAATTGAAAAAGGCCCGTGAAGTTCTCAATCCTTAG
- the LOC125231179 gene encoding putative nuclease HARBI1: MVKNDLAGDSRGGFIPPHLKVLAAIRTWAREEFQDDAGDISGMSQPTISLICKQVALAIVAQRAQWIKMPQTDAEQNNVIAGFYSLCGFRQVIGAVDCTHMRIPKVGGDVGQYYINRKGYSSINVQVVANANLEIMDIVAHWRGSTHDSRIFNESRLKQRFERSEFKGRLLGDSGYACTPYLFTPVLRPTTEKEEMYNKAHIRTRNVVERCFGVWKQRFQCLLRGFSTKLQNTKLYIVTLAVLHNIAMHRQDLEEVEASGDTDDTVPVTPAINTCLRGNSVRAAFINENF; the protein is encoded by the exons ATGGTGAAAAATGACCTAGCTGGTGATTCAAGAGGTGGCTTTATACCACCCCATCTGAAAGTTTTGGCAGCAATTAGAACATGGGCCCGTGAAGAG TTTCAAGATGATGCAGGAGATATTAGTGGAATGAGTCAGCCAACAATATCACTTATATGCAAACAAGTTGCCTTGGCTATAGTTGCTCAAAGAGCTCAGTGGATTAAAATGCCACAAACTGATGCAGAGCAGAATAATGTGATTGCTGGTTTTTATTCATTGTGTGGGTTTCGACAAGTGATAGGGGCTGTTGACTGCACACATATGCGAATTCCAAAAGTCGGTGGAGATGTTGGACAGTACTATATAAATAGGAAAGGATACAGTTCAATAAATGTGCAA GTTGTGGCAAATGCTAATTTGGAGATTATGGATATAGTTGCTCATTGGCGAGGCAGTACACATGACTCTAGAATATTTAATGAAAGTCGCTTGAAACAAAGATTTGAGAGATCAGAATTTAAGGGCAGACTTTTAGGAGATTCGGGATATGCTTGTACACCTTATTTATTTACTCCTGTCCTTCGCCCTACTACAGAAAAGGAAGAAATGTATAACAAGGCACACATAAGGACCCGTAATGTAGTGGAAAGATGCTTTGGAGTATGGAAGCAAAGGTTTCAGTGTTTGCTGAGAGGATTTTCCACAAAATTGCaaaacacaaaattatatatTGTTACATTGGCTGTACTGCACAATATTGCAATGCACAGGCAAGATCTAGAAGAAGTTGAAGCAAGTGGTGACACTGATGACACTGTTCCAGTAACTCCAGCAATCAACACCTGCCTTAGAGGAAATTCTGTACGAGCAGCCTTTATTAATgagaatttttaa